A window of Rubricoccus marinus contains these coding sequences:
- a CDS encoding isochorismate synthase, whose translation MSARLHTAVDPRPRPRPRLWREATEALRQRRGVIRVETLLPDAVEPLAWLAAQDGSEKAFWHGRDDGSCRAALGAADVIEGEDLFARLDEAARALPDGARYLGGLRFDDSMAPEAEWAGFGSGRFVLPRVELVARGDRTVLALNAVASRDTPADLRAALDALTFDAPPLATRLDFPVARLDRPDRERWDEAIASALAAMERGDVQKVVLARRATYRFEEGLDPAALLARLTIAAPEAFHVLLSDGEGRTFVAATPERLVRVEGRRAWTEAVAGTRRKGEGAGALAFRDELAGSEKDRREHAFVRDFISEALAPLASLVAVEAPRQIEAGRVRHLKTPLRAHLRGDVTPLAAMNALHPTPAVGGTPTPEALAAIRDLEGFDRGLYAGPVGWVGRDGAEFAVGIRSGLVCGTDLALYAGAGIVPGSEAEAEWQETEAKLGAFADALGLDA comes from the coding sequence GTGTCCGCACGCCTCCACACCGCCGTTGACCCCCGCCCCCGCCCCCGCCCCCGCCTCTGGCGCGAAGCGACCGAAGCGCTCCGCCAGCGGCGGGGCGTGATCCGCGTGGAGACGCTTCTGCCCGACGCCGTGGAGCCTCTGGCATGGCTGGCCGCACAGGACGGCTCTGAAAAGGCCTTCTGGCACGGCCGCGATGACGGCTCGTGCCGCGCCGCGCTTGGTGCCGCGGACGTGATCGAGGGCGAGGACCTGTTCGCGAGGTTGGACGAAGCGGCGCGGGCGCTCCCCGACGGCGCGCGCTACCTCGGCGGCCTCCGCTTCGACGACTCGATGGCGCCGGAGGCGGAATGGGCGGGCTTCGGCTCCGGCCGGTTCGTGCTCCCGCGCGTCGAACTCGTCGCCAGAGGCGACCGGACGGTTCTGGCGCTGAACGCCGTCGCCTCTCGCGACACGCCCGCCGACCTCCGCGCCGCCCTAGACGCGCTCACCTTCGACGCGCCGCCTCTGGCGACGCGCCTGGACTTTCCCGTCGCGCGGCTGGACCGCCCGGACCGCGAGCGCTGGGATGAGGCAATCGCGTCGGCGCTCGCGGCGATGGAGCGCGGCGATGTGCAAAAGGTCGTCCTCGCGCGCCGCGCCACTTACCGATTCGAAGAAGGCCTCGACCCCGCGGCCCTGCTCGCGCGGCTGACCATCGCGGCGCCAGAGGCCTTCCACGTGCTGCTCAGCGATGGCGAAGGCCGCACGTTCGTGGCCGCCACGCCCGAGCGCCTGGTGCGCGTAGAGGGACGCCGCGCGTGGACGGAGGCCGTTGCGGGCACGCGCCGGAAGGGGGAGGGCGCCGGGGCGCTCGCCTTCCGCGACGAGCTTGCCGGCAGCGAGAAGGACCGCCGCGAGCACGCCTTCGTGCGCGACTTCATCTCCGAGGCCCTCGCGCCTCTGGCGTCGCTGGTCGCCGTCGAGGCGCCGCGCCAGATCGAGGCGGGGCGCGTGCGGCACCTCAAGACGCCGCTCCGCGCTCACCTCCGTGGCGACGTGACGCCTCTGGCGGCGATGAACGCGCTGCACCCGACGCCCGCCGTTGGCGGTACGCCCACGCCAGAGGCGCTCGCAGCGATCCGCGACCTGGAAGGCTTCGACCGCGGGCTCTACGCCGGCCCGGTCGGCTGGGTCGGGCGCGACGGGGCGGAGTTTGCCGTCGGCATCCGCTCCGGGCTCGTGTGCGGAACGGACCTCGCGCTTTACGCGGGCGCAGGCATCGTGCCCGGGTCCGAAGCCGAGGCCGAGTGGCAGGAGACCGAAGCCAAGCTCGGTGCCTTCGCGGACGCGCTCGGCCTGGACGCGTAG
- the ubiE gene encoding bifunctional demethylmenaquinone methyltransferase/2-methoxy-6-polyprenyl-1,4-benzoquinol methylase UbiE — protein sequence MTKPPIGQAPGKAVQVEAMFDEVAPRYDFLNRVVSGGIDIWWRKKAVQMLRAGMDRAPERLLDVATGTADLAVEMLSLNPREVVGSDISDGMLEVGRQKLARKNLDDRITLVQADAVDMPFEDGAFDGATVSFGVRNFEDLRAGLEGIRRTLKPGAPLVILETSQPTRFPFTVGYKLYVGHIMPRLGKWFSGNAEAYEYLPESAQRFPSGEAFLAELRAAGYSDCVAKPLTFGAVSLYRGLA from the coding sequence ATGACAAAGCCCCCCATCGGCCAGGCCCCCGGCAAAGCGGTCCAGGTCGAGGCCATGTTCGACGAGGTCGCTCCGCGCTACGATTTTCTCAACCGCGTCGTCTCCGGCGGCATCGACATCTGGTGGCGCAAGAAAGCTGTCCAGATGCTCCGCGCCGGCATGGACCGCGCGCCTGAACGCCTGCTCGACGTAGCGACGGGGACGGCAGACCTCGCCGTCGAGATGCTCTCGCTGAACCCCCGCGAGGTCGTGGGCTCGGACATCTCAGACGGGATGCTGGAGGTCGGTCGCCAGAAGCTGGCGCGCAAGAACCTCGACGATCGCATTACGCTCGTCCAAGCCGACGCCGTGGATATGCCCTTCGAGGACGGCGCCTTTGACGGCGCAACGGTCTCGTTCGGCGTGCGCAACTTCGAGGACCTGCGCGCGGGCTTGGAAGGCATCCGCCGCACGCTCAAGCCGGGCGCGCCGCTCGTGATCCTAGAAACCAGCCAGCCCACGCGTTTCCCGTTTACAGTCGGCTACAAGCTGTACGTCGGTCACATCATGCCGCGCCTGGGCAAGTGGTTCAGCGGCAACGCCGAGGCGTACGAGTACCTCCCGGAGTCCGCGCAGCGCTTCCCCTCTGGCGAGGCGTTCCTCGCGGAACTGCGAGCGGCCGGCTACTCCGACTGTGTGGCGAAGCCGCTCACGTTCGGCGCCGTGAGTCTGTATCGGGGGCTAGCGTAG
- the menD gene encoding 2-succinyl-5-enolpyruvyl-6-hydroxy-3-cyclohexene-1-carboxylic-acid synthase — translation MPAPDSVFHAPNANHLWAALLVEELVRHGVTHFVVAPGSRSTPLAAAVAQNPRAEAHVHIDERGGAFLALGIGRATGIPAAWITTSGTAVANGLPAAVEADAAGVPLLLVTADRPPELRDTGANQTIRQPPLFASVARWATDLAPPTPEVDPAYVLTSAAHAVARARGLHPGPVHLNCPFREPLAPVENGTGALPDHLQAWASGVAPYTETIEVRTAPAPEAVASAAQALSGCRRVLLVAGQGADAAACRRAAEATGWVLLADVLSGARTPEASGAPFYDLALSSAAFAASHAPDAVVHVGARPTSKRLQALIDRAPLAIRISPEAGRLDPAHRVTHRITADPGPALDALAAAVRSSPEAGWREAWNAASGAVAGVIEDALSGGEITEPHVARTVAALAPSALVVAASMPIRDVDSFGQPLAPVFANRGASGIDGTVATAGGVARGLGAPTVLLIGDLALLHDLNSLALLRSGPPVVVVAVNNDGGGIFHFLPIAPGGSGPAPLAPEAFEPFFGTPHGLDFADAAAMFGLRYYAPDSARFFERYLEEALASGASAIIEVCTDRHANAALHRAITARCAEAVGATL, via the coding sequence ATGCCCGCTCCCGACTCCGTTTTCCACGCGCCGAACGCCAACCACCTCTGGGCCGCGCTTCTGGTAGAAGAACTGGTCCGCCATGGCGTGACGCACTTCGTCGTGGCGCCCGGCAGCCGGAGTACGCCTCTGGCGGCGGCGGTTGCGCAAAACCCTCGCGCCGAGGCGCACGTGCACATCGACGAGCGTGGCGGCGCGTTTCTCGCGCTCGGGATCGGACGCGCGACCGGAATCCCCGCCGCGTGGATCACGACGAGCGGCACGGCGGTCGCGAACGGTCTCCCCGCCGCCGTCGAGGCCGACGCCGCTGGCGTCCCGCTTCTCCTCGTCACGGCCGACCGGCCACCCGAGTTGCGCGACACGGGCGCGAACCAGACCATCCGCCAGCCGCCGCTTTTCGCGTCGGTCGCGCGCTGGGCTACGGACCTCGCGCCGCCTACGCCGGAGGTGGACCCCGCGTATGTGCTCACGAGCGCGGCGCACGCCGTCGCTCGCGCCAGAGGCCTGCACCCCGGTCCGGTGCACCTCAACTGCCCGTTTCGCGAGCCTCTGGCGCCGGTGGAGAACGGGACGGGCGCGCTGCCCGATCACCTCCAGGCCTGGGCCTCTGGCGTGGCGCCCTACACCGAAACCATCGAGGTCAGGACTGCTCCAGCGCCAGAGGCTGTCGCGAGCGCCGCGCAGGCGCTGAGCGGGTGTCGCCGCGTCCTCCTCGTGGCTGGGCAGGGCGCCGACGCCGCCGCGTGCCGCCGCGCGGCCGAGGCGACCGGCTGGGTGCTTCTGGCCGATGTGCTCTCGGGCGCCCGCACGCCAGAGGCTTCTGGCGCCCCGTTCTACGATCTCGCGCTGAGCAGCGCCGCGTTTGCGGCCTCGCACGCGCCGGATGCCGTCGTCCACGTCGGTGCCCGGCCGACCTCGAAGCGGCTCCAGGCACTGATTGACCGCGCGCCTCTGGCGATCCGCATCTCGCCAGAGGCGGGGCGGCTGGACCCCGCGCACCGCGTCACGCACCGCATCACCGCTGATCCTGGACCTGCGCTGGACGCGCTGGCTGCCGCCGTCCGGTCCTCGCCAGAGGCGGGCTGGCGCGAGGCGTGGAACGCGGCCTCTGGCGCCGTCGCGGGTGTCATCGAGGACGCGTTGAGCGGCGGCGAGATCACCGAACCGCACGTCGCGCGGACCGTCGCTGCCCTTGCGCCTAGCGCTCTTGTGGTCGCAGCGTCGATGCCGATCCGAGACGTGGACAGCTTCGGGCAGCCTCTGGCGCCGGTCTTCGCCAACCGCGGCGCCAGCGGCATCGATGGGACCGTGGCGACGGCTGGGGGCGTGGCGCGAGGTCTCGGCGCGCCCACGGTCCTGCTGATCGGCGATCTCGCGCTCCTGCACGACCTGAACAGCCTCGCGCTGCTGCGCTCCGGCCCGCCGGTGGTCGTCGTGGCCGTCAACAACGACGGCGGCGGCATCTTCCACTTTCTGCCCATCGCGCCCGGCGGCTCAGGCCCCGCGCCTCTGGCGCCAGAGGCCTTCGAGCCGTTTTTCGGCACGCCGCACGGGCTGGATTTCGCGGACGCCGCGGCTATGTTCGGTCTCCGGTACTACGCGCCAGACTCTGCGCGCTTTTTCGAGCGGTATCTAGAAGAAGCCCTCGCCTCTGGCGCGAGCGCGATCATCGAGGTGTGCACGGACCGCCACGCCAACGCCGCGCTGCACCGCGCGATCACCGCCCGCTGCGCCGAGGCTGTCGGCGCAACGCTCTAA